The Stieleria maiorica genome includes the window CAACCTTGCCGTCAGTTCGATCTCGATCCCGAAGCGATTCTCCCGCAGATCGGGCATGATCCGCAGCAGGTGTTTCCGCGGGACCATCTTGTAACACGTCTCGACGTCGCTCAAGCGAATCCCGATGGCGATGCTTGCCAACAGCGTGATGAACGCGTTGATCGTTTGATGCCACCAGGGCGAGAGCTGGCGATCATAGTGACCGTAGCGTGTCCCATACGCCACGTCGGCCTCGCCGGCAACGAGCGGTTGCAGCAGGTCGCGAAAGTCCGATGGGTCGTATTCGCGATCGGCGTCCTGGATGACCACGATGTCACCGGTCGCTCGCTCGAACCCACTGCGAATCGCGGCGCCCTTGCCGCGATTCTTTTCGTGCGCGATCACGATCACATCGGGATCTTGTTCCAGCGACGACATCGCTTCTAATGTTCCATCTTTGCTGCCGTCGTCCACCAAGATGATTTGCAGCGGTAATCCGGTCGCGCGAAGCCGATCCACGACCGCTGCGACCGTTCCGCTTTCATTGAAGACGGGCACGACAACCGATAGCAAAAAGCCCTCGGGCAACTCAAAGATGGCGAGTTTGCGACAAACATCGCGCCCCAATTCTGAACGCATCTTGCGGACATAGTCGGTGCGCCAATACACGCTACGGTTCGCAATGCCATCGGAACCATCCAAAGCCGCCGATGACTGCCAGGGCACAGGATCGGACAGCGAATCATCGTCGGGGTCAGACATGAAGTTCATCGAGCGGATGTGAGCGGTGCCGGTGTACGGATAATGGTAGCTGATCCAACCAAGTTTTCCATGTCGGTCGATTTAAAGAAGCGTCTGTGGATTTAAATCCGTGTCTGTCGATCGAATGATTTGTTGGCCGGGTTCACTAAAATCCGATCGCTCGGATCAGACACCGATCGGTCGCAACGATCGAGAACCGGCACGATCGAATCACAAAAAAAAATCGATGTGTTTGGATGCGGAATTCGCGAGACTTTCAACAACTCTCGTTCACTACTCTGCACAGTCGTCAAACTTTGTTGTTGACATTCGAATCGAAGATCGCCACATTTCTCACACCGCTGTGGTTGTGGAAAAGTTGTTCACGACGGCGCAGCAACTTTTTGACTTCTCACTCTTGCACGGGAGACGTTTTGTCGTGAGTCGACAAACACGTTTGCGAAATCCGGTTTCGCTTTGTGCGATCAAAACAATTCCCCTGGATGATCTCTCAGGTGGACCGCCCGGCGTCACGTAAGCCGACCCATCACAAGAGCCTGGCAGGAACACCGGCTCGCCCGGGACAGGTGAAAAATGGGGCACAAAAACAATCAGCTGAAATTGACGAAGGACGCGTCAGCTTCAGAGCAGCCTCGGCGGATGTAGCGAGGCTGTTGATTCCTGGAAGACGGCACCGATTGGAATCGCCGGCAAGTCAAACCCCGGATTTGCAACAGGGAATGTAACTTCCAACTTTGTCATTGATAGTCGGTTGCCCGGATCTCGGCCATGGATGTGCCGGACCGGTCTGCTAAATGACAAAAAACTGGGCCGCCCCTCATGGAAGAGGGCGGCCTTTTTTTTGCGCTGATGGAAGCTCGCTGCCGATCGGTTTACGGGTAGTGGACGAGGCGACGAGTCCATTCGCATTTCGCACTGCGTGGACAGGCCGCGTAAGCAAGGGGCGCGTGTGGCCCCTTGCGTATGCGTCGGGCTAGCATCAGCAAGCCGCCCGCGAGTTTCCGCTACGGCGATTCTTGGTCGGCCGCTTCGGATTCGAAATCGCCGGCGACCGCCTTGACCAGCTTATCCCAATCGACGTAGCGGCGGATCGCGTCATTGACGCTTTCAATACTCGCCGATTCGATCCGTTGGTCGTGCTCGGCCGCTGCCTTCATGGTGCGATCCAAAAACATGGTCTGGATCAATTCACTCGCCAGCGACCCGTCGTTGGCGCGTCGGACGCGTTCGGCCTGCAGGTACGCGGATTTTGCCTTGGTCAATTCGTCCTCGGTCACGCCTTCGTCTCTCAGCCGCACGATCTCTTCACGCATCACTTCCATCAAACGGTCTTTATTCTCCGGGTTGGTGATCGCATAGATCGTCAAATCGACGCGGTCGTCTTTGGCCCGGGCACTCAATCCGCTCCGCACGGTGTACGAGAGTCCTTCTTGCTGGCGGACTCGGTCGGCCAGGCGGCTGCTCAGCCCACCGCCGCCAAGAATAAAATTCCCCAGCACCAGCGGAGCGTAGGCGGGGTCGGTATCGGCCAAGTCCATCTGCAGCGACGAGTAGAAAAACGCATTGGCTTTGTCCGGTGTGCTGATCGTTGCCAGCGATCCGTCCGCGTCGGAATTCGCCGGTCGATCGACGCGAACGTAGCGCACATCCGATTCCCAGCCGCTGAGAATCTTTTCGATCTGCGACTTCATTTCATCGGCGTCGAAATCGCCGACAATGGAAAGCTCGCCGATGTTTCCGCCGACCAGCTCGTCGTACAGCGACTTGACCTCATCGATCGTGACCGACTGGTACATCGCGATCTCTTCGTCCAAGGTCTGGACGTATCGAATGTCATCTTTGCCATAGGGAGAAAGCTCCCGCTTGACCGCGCGAGCGGCCAGCGCCGTCGGTTCGCTGGCGCTCTGTTGCAGCCCGGTGACCACCTGCCGCTTGATGACCTCCAATTCATCGCCGCTCAGCCGCGGGTGTCGCAGCACGTCGCCGACGAGGGTAATCACGTCGCCCAAATACTCGCGTTTGGTCTTCAGGGAAAGCTGCAACAAGCCGGGTGTGCTGAAGAGCTGCATCTCGGCGCGTAACCGAGTCAATTCATCTTGCAAGGCCTGGTAGTCCAGCGACTCAGTGCCACGGGCCATCAGGATGCCCAACAGTTCGACCGCACCCAAGCGATCGATCATCGTTTCCGCGGTGCCGAAACGAAGCGTCAAATACAAAGCCACCGATCCGCCGCGCGTTTGCTTCGGCAGTAGTGCGTACTCGATCCCGTTGTCGAGCTTGCCCCGCAGCGTTCGCTCCTCGATTTTGATCGGATCCGGATCGAACTGTTCGCCGGCCTGAATGGTGTCGCGTCCTTTGTAGTCTTTCAGCTTGGCCAGAAGATCAGGCGACTCGGGGATTTCGACGCGTTGGGCATTTTCGCTGGGGATGAACAACCCGACGGTTCGATTGTTCCGAACCAGATACTTCTGGGCGGCTTGCTGTACCTTTTCCGCATTCAGCTCTTCGACGACGTCGCGGAACAGGAAGTAAAGTCGCCAATCGCCTTGGGCCGCCCATTCGCTCAGCGAGACGGCCAGCTTGTCGGTGTTGGCGGCTTCCAGCTCACGCTGCTTGAGGATTTGCTGCTTGGCGCGCTCGACCTCCTGCTCGGTGATCGGGTTCTCTTCGAACGAATCCTCCAGCACCGCAATCAATTCGGCACGAGCGGTTTCGATGGAGTGGTCTTCGGGGACCTCGGCGATCGCCATCAGCAAACCGGGTTCGGCAAAGGCGTAGGCGAGCGTATAGACATTGCTGGCGATCTTGGTTTCAACAAGATTCTTGTAAAGCCTGCCGCTGGGCTCATCCCCCAGTACGATCGCAAGTGCTTTGACGGCGGCAAAATCCGGGTGGCTGCCGGAGGGGACGTGGTACGTGGCACCAGCCAACTGAACGTCGCCGACGCGCCGCAGCACAACGGTTCGTTCACCATCCTGGGGCGGTTCAGTCGTGTAGGTCGGGTCGATCGGCGTGTCAGGGGCGACGAGGTCGCCGAACGTGTCGCCGATCATTTCGATCGCCGATGACTCGTCGAATTTCCCGGCCACGATCAACAGGATGTTGTCGGGGCGATAATACTTGCGATAAAAGCGTCGCAGACTGACGACCGGCACACGTTCGATGTCGCTGCGGTTGCCGATGGTCGATTGCCCGTAGTTGTGCCAATCGTAGGCCGTCGATTGCATGCGTTGCATCAAGACGCGAAAGGGCGAGTTTTCACCGCGTTCGAATTCATTGCGGACAACCGTCATTTCGCTTTCCAGGTCTTCGCCCTTGATGAAGCTGTTCATCAAACGGTCGGCTTCCAGTTCCAAGGCGAATCGCAGATTCTCTTCGCTGGCCGGCAGCGTCTCGTAGTAATTGGTGCGATCGACCCAGGTGGTGCCGTTAAAATTCGCCCCACGCTCGGTCAGGTCCTTGGGGATCGCCGGGTGAGCCGGGGTCCCCTTGAACAGCATGTGCTCCAGCAGGTGTGCCATCCCGGCTTCGCCGTACCCTTCATGCCGGGAACCGACGAAGACGGTCATATTGACTGTCACGACCTCCTTGCTGTCGTCGGGAAAGAGCAGCACGCGGACGCCGTTTTCCAGCTTGTATTCTGAGATGCCTTCGATTTCGGTGACTTTCATCAGTTCCTTCGGTGATTGTTCACCGTCATTTTGGTTGGTTTCGGTCGACGTTTCGGCGGCCGCACCGTCTTGCCCGGCGGCAGCGCCGAGCATCAGGGACAGTGTGACGACGCAGGACGCGGCCATAGGGCGGATGATTCGCTTCACTTTCAAACTCCGTCTTTTCCAGTTTCGATTGGACCGGCATGTCGCGATCGCATGATTGAGTCATTGCGGGTATTGTATCGCAGGGGCCGGCTGGACATAGCTGGGGATGCGATCCGGCGCCCGGCAGCCAAACTGGTATCGCCCGGTCGGCCGGACCTACCGAAGCGCGTGGGGCACCGATCTGCGTCCGATGCCCCAAAATTCACAGGAACCATGGAACCAGATTCCCAAAACACATGGATCGATGTCGCCAGCGCCGACCGGCTTTCCGACGGCCAGGCGATCGAAGTGGTGGTGGGCGAGCACATCATCGCGATCTTCCGAGATGGCGATTCGCTGTATGCAATTGACGGGTTGTGCGCGCATCAAGGCGGCCCGGTCGCCAAAGGAGAACTGTCCCAGACCGACGCGGGAAAGACCTGCGTGACCTGCCCCTGGCACGGTTGGCAATACGAGCTGGCCACCGGAATCCAAACGGTCAACCGCCAACCCCTCCAGCGGACCTTCCCGGTGCGCGAGAAAGACGGCCGGTTGGAGGTCCAGATCTAGGCATTGCAGAGCGAGGCGTTCCCACGAGACAGCGGACGCAATTCCGGCACTTGCGATGGACCGTCCACTGACAGACCGCTCAAAAGTGCCGAGTCCGTGTTGTGGGCCTGACCGCCGCGGTGAATGGCCCTGAAGATCGATAGGACGAATACGACAGATGGGACCTATCAGTCCTATGTGTCCTATTGGTCTCATCGCAGAATCGTTGCTCCGACCAAAATGCAACGGCAAATCATTGGGGGCAAAACAGTTTTAGGTTGTGATCGTTTTGCTCCCATCGTTTTGCCCCCATCGTTTAGCCCATTGTTCGTTATCCCATCATGTAACACACACTGAACACCGGCGATGCCTCGGTCGCTTCGACCGCTGCGCTGAAATTGCTTGAGAATTGGTTGGCGAGGCGTCAAACTGAGGCACGATCTCACGAAATCCTTGCGATTCCCCACCTCCCCCTCGCCTGGTTGCAGCCGAATGTCCACGCGTTTTCCGCGACGTCCCATCGTTACACAGGCAGTCTTCGCCACTGCATTCCTTTTCACGCTGTGCGTCGCTCCGGCAGTCCTCCGGGCCGAATCGACCAAGCGTCCCAACATCGTCTTGATCCTGGCCGACGATTTGGGGTTCTCTGATCTGGGTTGCTACGGCGGCGAGATCCAGACGCCGAACTTGGATGCACTGGCGGACAACGGATTGCGCTTCACCCAGTTCTACAACACCGGGCGGTGTTGGCCGACGCGCGGTTCGATGCTGACGGGCTACTATGCCCAACAGATTCGACGTGACTTTTTGCCGGGAGTCCCCAGTGGCGGCGGCAACCGTGGCCTGCGACCCGATTGGGCCGTGCTGCTTCCGCAGATGCTGTCTCAGGTCGGCTATCGCTCCTACCACACCGGTAAATGGCACATCGATAGCACGCCGACCAAATGCGGCTTCGACAAAACGTCACTCAACCAAGTGGGACGCTATTTCAGCCCCAAGCTGGACGCCAACGAAAAACCGAAGCAGCCGCTGGAGTTCCGCGATGATGAGTACCTGACCAGCTCGATGGCTGACGACGCGGTTGAAAACTTGAAGGAACACGCCGCACAGCACGCCGAAGAGCCGTTCTTTCAATACCTGGCTTTCACCGCGCCCCACTTTCCGCTGCACGCCCTGCCCGAAGACATCGCGGTCTACGCCGACACCTACACCGACGGCTGGGATTCGATCCGCAAACAACGCTGGCAACGGATGCAGGCGATGGGGATTTTGGATCCTGAAACCGCCAATCGCGTTTCATCGGTCGAACGCGACCTGGGGCCTCCGTATCACTTTCCCGAAGCCTTTGAGATCCTGGGTGAGGGAGAAACCAATCGGCCTGTTCCGTGGAATCAATTGACGGACAAACAGAAATCATTCCAGGCGACCAAGATGGCGATCCATGCGGCCATGGTCCATCGAATGGACATCGCCATCGGACGGGTCTTGGATCAAGTCCGGTCGATGGGTTGTTGGGACGACACGATCGTCATGTTCCTGTCCGACAACGGGGCGAGCGCCGAAATCATGGTCCGTGGCGATGGGCACGATCCCAACGAGCCACCGGGGTCGGCACTGACGTATCTTTGCCTGGGGCCCGGTTGGTCGACGACCTGCAACACCCCGTTTCGCCGCCACAAAACGTGGACGCATGAAGGCGGGATCGCGACGCCGTTCATCGTTTCCTGGCCCAATCGAATCAAGGACGACGGCCAATTCCGACGCAATCCCCAGCATGTCATCGACGTCGCCGCAACGCTGCTCGAACTGACCGGCGCGACGCATCCGGATGGCGCCCCTGCACCGCCTGGGATCAGTTTCCTGGCGGACCTGGACGCGCAACACTCGGCCGAAGAGCGAACGCTTTGGTGGTACCACGACGGACATCGAGCGATCCGGCAGGGCCGCTGGAAAGCGGTTTCACCGGTCGGTGAGCCATGGGAATTGTACGACCTTTCGAACGATCGGATCGAATCCGTCGATCTCGCGTTGCCGCATGCCGAGAAGCTGGCCGAATTGGTTGCCGCTTGGGAGAAGCAACTTGCCGAATCGGTTGAACTTGCCACCGAAGATCTGTCAGCTCAGGATCTGAGCAAAGGATCCCGATGGACGCGTCAATCCGACGTGATGTCCAAGGCCCAGCAAGCCGGGCGGATCAAACGCTCGCAGGTGTTGCCCGGCGGTGAAACGTTCTTTGTCGCCGACCGCCACGCGTTTCTGATGAAGCCTGATTCGCCGGCAAAGTCCAAACTGGGAATGCCCTGGATTTTCTATGCCCCCGCCCTGTCTCGATACCCCGACAAGCACGAGCAATGGATGCACCGGCAATTCCTCAATGCCGGCATCGCGGTCGCGGGAATCGATGTGGGTGAAGCCTACGGTAGCCCGCACAGTCAACCATTCTTCGACGCCCTGTACGACGAAATGGTCTCGCGAGGCTACAGCACCAAGCCGGCATTGTTGGGCCGAAGCCGTGGCGGGTTGTACGTCAGCCGGTTCGCGATCGAACGTCCCGAGCGCGTCGCGGCGATCGGCGGGATCTACCCGGTGCTCGACTACACCAGCTATCCGGGCGTCGAACGCGCCGCACCGGTCTATGGGGTCACGCCGGAAGCATTAGAGCAGCGACAGCAGGAACTGAACCCTGCGAAGAACTTGAACGTGGTCGCCGAAGCGGGGATCCCGGTTTACGTGATTCATGGAACCGAAGACCGCGTGGTTCCGATCGAGCGGAATTCGGCGGTGTTGGAATCGGCCTACAAATCGGCCGGCAATGAAGCCGCGATCACGTTGGAGCGTGTCGATGGGCAAGGCCACAATTTCTGGGAAGGTTTCTTCCGCAGCCAAAAGTTAGTCGACTTCGTAATCGATGCTGCAAAGGGTGACTGAGTAGGGCATGCTGTGCATGCCATGGCGTCCGTTTTCCTACCCAAAAAATCTTCCTGCCTCTCCGACCAGCCACCACGCTCTGTCATCGGCGGTCGTAGCCGGAGTGAGGCAGCAAGAAGAGGGGGCGAAACGATGGGGGCAAAACGATGGGGGCAAAACGATAGAAGGCAGAATGATGTGGGGGCAGAATGATGCGGGGGCAGAATGATGGGAAAGCTAGTCAGCGATCGGTCGGACACGACTGGCGTGACGGGGCTCCGAGTCTGGCTCTGCCGTCTGGCCCGAAGGTTCAGTCTTTCTGATTGGCGATGTACTTGGCCAATTCGATCAGCGAAACGCGTTTGTCATCGTCACCGTCGGCCTGTTTCAAAACGGAGTTGGCGAGCTGGCCAGAAACAGGCGACT containing:
- a CDS encoding Rieske (2Fe-2S) protein; this encodes MEPDSQNTWIDVASADRLSDGQAIEVVVGEHIIAIFRDGDSLYAIDGLCAHQGGPVAKGELSQTDAGKTCVTCPWHGWQYELATGIQTVNRQPLQRTFPVREKDGRLEVQI
- a CDS encoding glycosyltransferase family 2 protein; this translates as MSDPDDDSLSDPVPWQSSAALDGSDGIANRSVYWRTDYVRKMRSELGRDVCRKLAIFELPEGFLLSVVVPVFNESGTVAAVVDRLRATGLPLQIILVDDGSKDGTLEAMSSLEQDPDVIVIAHEKNRGKGAAIRSGFERATGDIVVIQDADREYDPSDFRDLLQPLVAGEADVAYGTRYGHYDRQLSPWWHQTINAFITLLASIAIGIRLSDVETCYKMVPRKHLLRIMPDLRENRFGIEIELTARLARLGLRFTERPIRYQHRWYDEGKKIGWRDGVGALWCIVKYGVFRR
- a CDS encoding sulfatase-like hydrolase/transferase, whose product is MSTRFPRRPIVTQAVFATAFLFTLCVAPAVLRAESTKRPNIVLILADDLGFSDLGCYGGEIQTPNLDALADNGLRFTQFYNTGRCWPTRGSMLTGYYAQQIRRDFLPGVPSGGGNRGLRPDWAVLLPQMLSQVGYRSYHTGKWHIDSTPTKCGFDKTSLNQVGRYFSPKLDANEKPKQPLEFRDDEYLTSSMADDAVENLKEHAAQHAEEPFFQYLAFTAPHFPLHALPEDIAVYADTYTDGWDSIRKQRWQRMQAMGILDPETANRVSSVERDLGPPYHFPEAFEILGEGETNRPVPWNQLTDKQKSFQATKMAIHAAMVHRMDIAIGRVLDQVRSMGCWDDTIVMFLSDNGASAEIMVRGDGHDPNEPPGSALTYLCLGPGWSTTCNTPFRRHKTWTHEGGIATPFIVSWPNRIKDDGQFRRNPQHVIDVAATLLELTGATHPDGAPAPPGISFLADLDAQHSAEERTLWWYHDGHRAIRQGRWKAVSPVGEPWELYDLSNDRIESVDLALPHAEKLAELVAAWEKQLAESVELATEDLSAQDLSKGSRWTRQSDVMSKAQQAGRIKRSQVLPGGETFFVADRHAFLMKPDSPAKSKLGMPWIFYAPALSRYPDKHEQWMHRQFLNAGIAVAGIDVGEAYGSPHSQPFFDALYDEMVSRGYSTKPALLGRSRGGLYVSRFAIERPERVAAIGGIYPVLDYTSYPGVERAAPVYGVTPEALEQRQQELNPAKNLNVVAEAGIPVYVIHGTEDRVVPIERNSAVLESAYKSAGNEAAITLERVDGQGHNFWEGFFRSQKLVDFVIDAAKGD
- a CDS encoding M16 family metallopeptidase encodes the protein MKRIIRPMAASCVVTLSLMLGAAAGQDGAAAETSTETNQNDGEQSPKELMKVTEIEGISEYKLENGVRVLLFPDDSKEVVTVNMTVFVGSRHEGYGEAGMAHLLEHMLFKGTPAHPAIPKDLTERGANFNGTTWVDRTNYYETLPASEENLRFALELEADRLMNSFIKGEDLESEMTVVRNEFERGENSPFRVLMQRMQSTAYDWHNYGQSTIGNRSDIERVPVVSLRRFYRKYYRPDNILLIVAGKFDESSAIEMIGDTFGDLVAPDTPIDPTYTTEPPQDGERTVVLRRVGDVQLAGATYHVPSGSHPDFAAVKALAIVLGDEPSGRLYKNLVETKIASNVYTLAYAFAEPGLLMAIAEVPEDHSIETARAELIAVLEDSFEENPITEQEVERAKQQILKQRELEAANTDKLAVSLSEWAAQGDWRLYFLFRDVVEELNAEKVQQAAQKYLVRNNRTVGLFIPSENAQRVEIPESPDLLAKLKDYKGRDTIQAGEQFDPDPIKIEERTLRGKLDNGIEYALLPKQTRGGSVALYLTLRFGTAETMIDRLGAVELLGILMARGTESLDYQALQDELTRLRAEMQLFSTPGLLQLSLKTKREYLGDVITLVGDVLRHPRLSGDELEVIKRQVVTGLQQSASEPTALAARAVKRELSPYGKDDIRYVQTLDEEIAMYQSVTIDEVKSLYDELVGGNIGELSIVGDFDADEMKSQIEKILSGWESDVRYVRVDRPANSDADGSLATISTPDKANAFFYSSLQMDLADTDPAYAPLVLGNFILGGGGLSSRLADRVRQQEGLSYTVRSGLSARAKDDRVDLTIYAITNPENKDRLMEVMREEIVRLRDEGVTEDELTKAKSAYLQAERVRRANDGSLASELIQTMFLDRTMKAAAEHDQRIESASIESVNDAIRRYVDWDKLVKAVAGDFESEAADQESP